One segment of Triticum aestivum cultivar Chinese Spring chromosome 2A, IWGSC CS RefSeq v2.1, whole genome shotgun sequence DNA contains the following:
- the LOC123185041 gene encoding uncharacterized protein — protein sequence MVFSGAWLAAAARVPAELCQGPPRPGQRRRLRADEVLRALLTPPARELERLADCLYVFFCLPLPEPDQYYVPASGRGGWVARRPPGAVLYSYRRSLSLSSDGGSSSSTWMGGSDEEGLLYYSDD from the coding sequence ATGGTGTTCAGCGGCgcgtggctggcggcggcggcgcgggtgccgGCGGAGCTGTGCCAGGGCCCGCcgcggccggggcagcggcggcggctgcgggccgACGAGGTGCTGCGCGCGCTGCTCACGCCGCCCGCGCGGGAGCTGGAGCGCCTGGCCGACTGCCTCTACGTCTTCTTCTGCCTGCCGCTGCCGGAGCCGGACCAGTACTACGTGCCGGCGTCCGGGCGCGGCGGCTGGGTGGCGCGCCGGCCGCCCGGCGCCGTGCTGTACAGCTACCGGCGGTCCCTCTCGCTCTCCTCCGACGGCGGCTCGTCGTCGTCCACGTGGATGGGCGGCTCCGACGAGGAGGGGCTGTTGTATTACTCGGACGACTAG